The DNA window CAACGGAAGCATCACCCGTTACTAACCAACTCCCTCACCGTGATTAATGGGAGATTTCTTTACAGCGGACCCAGGATTAAAGCCAAGAGGGCCTGGGGCACCCCAAAAACCGCTCGCAGGAGAATCTGCATTGGGTGAtgcgcccccccccaccccggcccagtGTGGCTCCCTGCAGCCTTCCTGCGCTTAACTGCAGAACGCTGCtccgagaaagaaggaagaagcgGGTTTTGCCTTGAGAACTCTCACCAGTTTGGGTCGCTGAAGTGACTTGGCACCAGCAGAGAAGCTTCCCTTTTCCTCCCTTCAGAATCAGAAGACACTCTGGGGCCATGAAGTCCAGctcccttgttttttgttttgttttgttttgttttgtttttggcggtacgcgggcctctcactgttgtggcctctcccgttgcggagcacaggctccggacgcgcaggctcagcggccatggctcacgggcccagccgctccgcggcatgtgggatcttcccggaccggggcacgaacccgcgtcccctgcatcggcaggcggactcccaacccctGCGCCGCCAAGGAAGCCCCCATCTCCCTTGTTTCGAAGACAGAGAGGCCCCGAGCCACGCACAGGGTGGGATTCTCTTCTTCTGCCCCACACTCTGCTCCCGGCAGCAGAGAGGGGTGAGCGGTGTCCACTCGGGCAGCTCTGGTCCCCcgccctctttcccttccttcctccctcccccaccccctgactctctccttcccccctcccaatATCTCCCGAATATCCTCGATACGCCTGGCACTAGACACCACATACGTGCTGGGTCCTTTTCCCCAAGAAGCATTTGCGATTTCGCCAGGGTTACAATGTTCAGGGGCAGCCTGTCTTGTATAAGCCCAGCCCTCTTCACAGGGTGTGAGAGGAGGTACCCTGCCCGCAGGGGAGGGCCACTGATCCGtggtcctggctgcagcacctaAGGAGCTGACGACCTTGGTCCTTCCTCTCCCCTGGCGTCAGTGGATAATCTCTAAGGTCACATCTGGGATTCTGGAAGGCAGCGTCTGACCCGCCTATGGTGCCAACCCCCTCCTATGAGCACATGGGGAAGTCTCCCACTTTCAGAAAATGTTTCATCCTGACAGGCAGTCTAAGCTATTTTCTAAGTCGTACGCAGCCCACGCCTTAACACTCACCAGTCCGATTGTTGATTTAACAACCTTAGTGACTACTGATCAAACAGAATGAAGTGAGATTCAAATGCAGCAGAGTTTGAGGGTAGACACAAGACAGAACTTCCCACATGGGGCTGGTAAGTGCTGAGAGAAGTGGGGTCTCTGGAGTGTCCTCCCCTGGGGTCCTGGGAAAGCCCAGCCCAGCCAGATGTGGGCTGTCACCCCTTCTAGCTCTGGCCTTCCAGGGAAAGCGCCTTAGGCGAGCCGCTTATTCGTTCACCCAATCAAGTCTccgaaactatttttaaaaacatgttaatcGTGGAACCAACCGCCTATGGAAATCGCCGTTTCGGTGGCAGAAATAAATGCATCGAGATAATCTTTAACCCGTTtcctctccccccgccccgcctcccgGCTTCATTAGGACTCCCGCGGGCTCCTGAGCGAGCGGCCACCGCCAGCAAGGTCATGGCCAGCGCAGCCGTGCAGCTCCTGGGCTTCCTGCTCAGCTTCCTGGGCCTGGTGGGCACGCTCATCACCACCATCCTGCCGCACTGGCGACGGACGGCGCACGTGGGCACCAACATCCTGACGGCCGTGTCCTACCTGAAGGGGCTGTGGATGGAGTGCGTGTGGCACAGCACGGGCATCTACCAGTGCCAGATCTACCGCTCGCTGCTGGCGCTGCCCCGCGACCTGCAGGCGTCCCGCGCGCTCATGGTCATCTCCTGCCTGCTGTCGGGCGTGGCCTGCGCCTGCGCCGTGGTCGGCATGAAGTGCACGCGCTGCGCCAAGGGCACCCCTGCCAAGACCACGTTCGCCGTGGTGGGCGGCGTGCTCTTCATCCTGGCCGGCCTGCTCTGCATGGTGGCCGTCTCCTGGACCACCAACGACGTGGTGCAGAACTTCTACAACCCGCTGCTGCCCAGCGGCATGAAGTTCGAGATCGGGCAGGCCCTGTACCTCGGCTTCATCTCCTCGTCCCTGTCGCTCATCGGCGGCACGCTGCTCTGCCTGTCCTGCCAGGACGAGGCGCCCTCCAGGCCCTACCAGGCTCAGCCCCGGGCCGGCACGGCCACCGCGCCCGCCTACCGGCCACCCGACGCCTACAAGGACAATCGGCCCCCCTCGGCCACCTCGGCCTCGCACAACGGGTACAGGCTGAACGACTATGTGTGAGTCCCCATGGCCTGTCCCTCCCTGGGCCCCCAAGAGGCGCCGGGACCCAGGCTGCCGACCGCTTCAAGGTCCGGGCACCAAGTTTACTTCTGGGCTGCTTTGGTGTCCAAAGGAATAATGTGAACCTGAGGAAATGGGCTTAGGATGCAGGGAAGGCGGGGAAATAAGATGAGGAGAAAAGCTCTACATACCaaagactaaaaaataataataataatactaatccttcctgtttttgtatttattatatgtatttatgtggGTGATTTAATGACAGCTGAATAAAAAGCGACTTGGGAGTTTGGTCAGTGGGGTTTGTTTGCAAGCCAGGAATAAACCTTTTGGATGCGGTTGTCTCTGAAACTGACAATATCCGTGTCTGTTTCCAGACCCTTATTCTGTCTGCTAAGATGCTGGTAACCATAGTCAGCACACCTCCGGGCTCTGCCCACACAGGACAGGAGGGCTGGGCTGATGTTCATCCAAAAGGtgcctgagcagcatcaccaaaAACTGTTGCCCTATCCTGGCTCGATCTCAGAGGCAAGGCAGGAAATACAGGGCTTCCTTGAAAAAAGATACTTGCCATCCACcacaaaagaagggcaatgtCATTTTCTGCCGGTGAGCAGTCGGCCCCCATGAGTAAGGCAGCAAaagtcagaagaaaacaaaaggcaaagtGAAACACGCCTGTTCACTTGGCTTTCCAGGCACCGACAAGAGGCCCAGTTAGGAAGGCTGCTCGC is part of the Mesoplodon densirostris isolate mMesDen1 chromosome 5, mMesDen1 primary haplotype, whole genome shotgun sequence genome and encodes:
- the CLDN14 gene encoding claudin-14, with protein sequence MASAAVQLLGFLLSFLGLVGTLITTILPHWRRTAHVGTNILTAVSYLKGLWMECVWHSTGIYQCQIYRSLLALPRDLQASRALMVISCLLSGVACACAVVGMKCTRCAKGTPAKTTFAVVGGVLFILAGLLCMVAVSWTTNDVVQNFYNPLLPSGMKFEIGQALYLGFISSSLSLIGGTLLCLSCQDEAPSRPYQAQPRAGTATAPAYRPPDAYKDNRPPSATSASHNGYRLNDYV